From the Cryptomeria japonica chromosome 2, Sugi_1.0, whole genome shotgun sequence genome, one window contains:
- the LOC131027052 gene encoding uncharacterized protein LOC131027052 — protein MARGIVWATAEDLARNRPAVLSLYRNILRTLNSGDLPLSLSARQLKKAEARAIFELGSEQVSLHNIADLMDAGYYTLSLLRKGQLSPHRIV, from the coding sequence ATGGCGAGGGGAATAGTATGGGCGACAGCAGAGGATTTAGCGCGTAATAGACCAGCCGTTCTGTCGCTTTATCGGAATATTCTGAGAACATTGAACTCCGGAGATTTGCCTTTATCATTGTCTGCGAGACAGCTGAAGAAGGCAGAAGCTCGAGCCATCTTCGAGCTCGGTTCCGAACAAGTTTCTCTGCATAATATTGCCGATCTCATGGACGCTGGCTACTATACACTTTCTCTCCTTCGGAAGGGCCAACTTTCCCCCCATAGAATTGTCTA